AGTGATCGCCCGGTGCAATACCCCGTGCGCCGCTGACGGCGACACGATTTTCGCCCGCCGCTTCGACCCGAAGATCGCGAAAGTCGCAACACACGTCCGGCAGCAGATAGGCTCCCGGATCGCCAATTTCATAAACGATCTGCTCACAGACACTTTCGACGCTGACCCGGCCACCGCTGCGTGGCGGTTTGGTCACCACGAAGCGACCATCCGCACTGCATTCGGCGATCGGGAAACCCATGCGACCCCAATCCTCCTGCACGGTTTCCCAGTCGGTCAGGATGCCGCCGGTGGCCTGGGCCCCGCACTCGATCACATGCCCGGCCAGGCTGCCGGCGGCGAGCCTGTCGTAGTCGTCGGCGCGCCATCCGAACTCGTGGATCAGCGGCCCCAAGGCCAGCGCCGAATCGACGCAACGACCGGTCAGCACGATGTCGGCACCGTCAGCCAGTGCCTTGGCGATCGGAAACGCGCCCAGATAGGCGTTCATGCTCCACAGCGTGTCCGGCATCGGCCCGCCGCTGAACATCTCGCGCAGCTCGCGGAATTCCGCGACGCGATCGAGCAGATCGTCGCCGGTGATGATGGCGACCTTCAGTTCGATACCGGCTTCACGCAAACGTGCATCGATCGCCGCCTTGCAGGCGGCCGGATTGACGCCACCTGCATTGCTGACCACACGGATCCCCTGCTCGCGCAGTTGTGGTGCCAGTTTCGTCACCACGTCCGGGAAGTCCGTGGCATAGCCCAGGGACGCATCCTTGGCGCGCGCCTTGGCCAGCAGCGACATTGTGATCTCGGCCAGGTAGTCGAGTATCAGATAGTCGATCGCAGCGGATTCGACGAGCTGCCGCGGGCCCTCGGCGCTATCGCCCCAAAAGCCGGCCCCACAGCCGATGCGGACGGAATCACGCATGGGCGTGCTTCCGTCGTGAGGGGTGAGGCGTGAGGGATGAGGCGTCAAACGCTTCCAAGAACCGCATCTCAGTGTCCCGTGAAATTCGGCTTGCGCTTGTCCTGGAACGCCGCCATGCCCTCGGCCGCGTCTTCGGTGGACGACATCACCGGCACCATGAGCTGCGCGTATTCGAGTGCATCACGCAGGCTCATGTCGCGCATCGCGTGAAACGCCTGCTTGCCGAGACGCACGGCCGTCGGTGACTTGTCGACGATGCGCGACAGCAGCCAGTCGAGCTTGTCATCGAGTTCGGGGCGCGGCACCACATAGTTGACGACACCCCAGTCCAGCGCGTCCCGCGCGCTGAACTGTTCGCCGGTGATGCACATCTCCTGCAGCTTGCGCGGCGGCAACAGACGCAACATGTACGGCAGGATCATCATCGGCGTGACGCCGATCTTCGCTTCGGTGGTGCCGATGCGGATATCGTCGGCGGCGATCGCGAAATCGCAGGCGCACAGAATCCCGAAGCCACCGGCCATGACGTGGCCGTTGACGCGCGCGATCACCGGCAGCGTGCAGTCCTGCAGGCGCTTGAACAGATCGACGATGTAGTGTCTGGGCCGCGAGAAATCCACCGCGAACGCGCCGCCCTTGACACCCTTGGCGAGATCGGCGCCCGCGCAGAAGGCCTTGTCCCCGGCGCCCGTCAGCACGATCGCGCGACAGTCACGGTCCGCGGACGCTTCGGCAATGGCGCGATCGATGATGCGCACCACTTCTTCGTTGAGCGCATTGCGCCGGGCTTCGCGATCGATGGTGATCCATTGCACGGCGCCGCGGCGCTCGAGCTTGACGGAGTCGGACATGCCTTGCTCTTGCGTGACGATTGAGTGCGACCAGTCTGGCGAGCCACTGGTGAGTCAACCTCACCCGTTTGTGTGAGTCGTCGCCGCCCGCGGCCTCCCGCAAACAGGGGAATCCGCAGCAGCGCTGCGGTGCTAGCGTCGCCCGCAGCTCACAGGGGACAGTCCATGAACAGGCAGGCACGCGAACAGGCGCTCGACGCGCTACTCGACAAGCAGGCGATTCACGAGTTGATCAACGCCTATTGCAACGCGGCGGACCGGCACGACCACGAGAAGATGCGCGCCCTGTACCACGAGGATGCGATCGACGATCACGGCATCTATTCGCGCGGACCGGCGATGGATTTCATCGACAAGCTGCCGCAGATCCAGACCACGATGGAAATCCTGCATCACAACGTCACCACCGTGAATCTGGCGCTGGACGGCGACTACGCCGAAGGCGAGGTCTATATCCTCGCCTTCCACAAGGTGAAGGACGGCAGCCGCAGCTTTGACATGCTGATCGGCGGACGCTACTTCGACAAGTACGAAAAGCGCGGCGGAATCTGGAAATTCAGCCATCGCTCGATCGTTGCGGATTGGGCCTATCCTGCCGAGCCTTCGGCGGTGAATCTCGCGCACCCGATGCTCGATGGCGCCTACATCGGTTGCCCCGGTGCAGCGGATCCGTCCTACGGCTTCTTCAGCTTGTTGCAGCGCGGGCGTCGATGATACCGTGC
Above is a window of Gammaproteobacteria bacterium DNA encoding:
- a CDS encoding DUF1446 domain-containing protein, whose protein sequence is MRDSVRIGCGAGFWGDSAEGPRQLVESAAIDYLILDYLAEITMSLLAKARAKDASLGYATDFPDVVTKLAPQLREQGIRVVSNAGGVNPAACKAAIDARLREAGIELKVAIITGDDLLDRVAEFRELREMFSGGPMPDTLWSMNAYLGAFPIAKALADGADIVLTGRCVDSALALGPLIHEFGWRADDYDRLAAGSLAGHVIECGAQATGGILTDWETVQEDWGRMGFPIAECSADGRFVVTKPPRSGGRVSVESVCEQIVYEIGDPGAYLLPDVCCDFRDLRVEAAGENRVAVSGARGIAPGDHYKVSATWQDGFRSTGTMMIGGVAAVDKAEAVAAAILRRTRRMLAEQGFADYRRSSVEVLGAEANWGPHARARGTREVILKLAVHHDDRHALQLYSREFLPSATSMAQGITGFAGGRPTVTPLVRLFSCLVPKAAVRIEVDGQAFSEAVHAEATATPAVSPASAEPLSPARLTITVPLIALAYGRSGDKGDSANIGVIARRAEFLPLLRHQLSADAVREYLAHLVEGDVRRYEWPGLGGLNFLLSQALGGGGMASLRHDAQGKMLAQILMGFPLQVPRDWREAGLLRNSA
- a CDS encoding enoyl-CoA hydratase/isomerase family protein, producing the protein MSDSVKLERRGAVQWITIDREARRNALNEEVVRIIDRAIAEASADRDCRAIVLTGAGDKAFCAGADLAKGVKGGAFAVDFSRPRHYIVDLFKRLQDCTLPVIARVNGHVMAGGFGILCACDFAIAADDIRIGTTEAKIGVTPMMILPYMLRLLPPRKLQEMCITGEQFSARDALDWGVVNYVVPRPELDDKLDWLLSRIVDKSPTAVRLGKQAFHAMRDMSLRDALEYAQLMVPVMSSTEDAAEGMAAFQDKRKPNFTGH
- a CDS encoding nuclear transport factor 2 family protein produces the protein MNRQAREQALDALLDKQAIHELINAYCNAADRHDHEKMRALYHEDAIDDHGIYSRGPAMDFIDKLPQIQTTMEILHHNVTTVNLALDGDYAEGEVYILAFHKVKDGSRSFDMLIGGRYFDKYEKRGGIWKFSHRSIVADWAYPAEPSAVNLAHPMLDGAYIGCPGAADPSYGFFSLLQRGRR